The proteins below are encoded in one region of Streptomyces sp. NBC_00490:
- a CDS encoding ABC transporter ATP-binding protein, which produces MVGSGLVVRELSVGYGPVRALRRVSLEVPEGSVVTVLGSNGAGKSTLLRAISRTLSFHGGTVTEGEVRLDDRRLDGLAPDRVVAAGVSHVPEGRQVFSRMTVADNLRAGGLGGSRTERPKALARVHELFPVLAERAQQRAGLLSGGEQQMLAVARALMAVPKVLLLDEPSLGLAPLMAQRIAETVREINEQGTSVLLVEQNAALALRMATRAYVLEVGEVTLSGPAAELAASDEVRRRYLGVVDEDAAADADQVVGRTLTPWKG; this is translated from the coding sequence ATGGTCGGATCCGGACTCGTGGTGCGGGAGCTTTCGGTGGGATACGGGCCCGTACGCGCCCTGCGCCGGGTGTCCCTGGAGGTGCCCGAGGGGAGCGTGGTGACGGTGCTCGGCTCCAACGGCGCGGGCAAGTCGACGCTGCTGCGGGCGATCAGCCGCACGCTGTCCTTCCACGGCGGCACGGTCACCGAGGGCGAGGTACGTCTGGACGACCGCCGCCTGGACGGGCTCGCGCCGGACCGGGTGGTGGCGGCCGGGGTGTCCCATGTGCCGGAGGGCAGGCAGGTGTTCTCCCGGATGACGGTCGCCGACAACCTGCGCGCCGGCGGCCTCGGCGGCAGCCGCACCGAGCGGCCGAAAGCCCTCGCCCGCGTCCACGAACTCTTCCCCGTCCTCGCGGAGCGCGCACAGCAGCGCGCGGGCCTCCTCTCCGGCGGCGAACAGCAGATGCTCGCCGTCGCCCGGGCCCTGATGGCCGTCCCGAAGGTCCTGCTCCTCGACGAGCCCTCCCTCGGACTCGCCCCGCTCATGGCCCAGCGGATCGCCGAGACGGTCCGAGAGATCAACGAACAGGGCACCTCGGTCCTCCTGGTCGAACAGAACGCCGCCCTCGCCCTGCGGATGGCCACGCGCGCGTACGTCCTGGAGGTCGGCGAGGTGACCCTGTCCGGCCCGGCCGCCGAACTGGCCGCCTCCGACGAGGTCCGCCGCCGCTACCTCGGCGTGGTCGACGAGGACGCGGCGGCCGACGCCGACCAGGTCGTGGGACGCACCCTCACCCCGTGGAAGGGGTGA
- a CDS encoding ABC transporter ATP-binding protein, which translates to MDTLAVRDLTVRFAGLTALDDVSFTVRPGTVHALIGPNGAGKSTCFNVLSGVYRATSGSVRFGDHELTGMPAHRIAGLGVARIFQNLALPPLASVEDSLLLGRHRLTRTGFLAAGLRLPSAAREERAHRERVREIAEFVGIADCLDRPAGSLPYGQQKLAELARALCMEPRLLLLDEPVAGMTADERRRTAAVIAGVRDGLGISIVLVEHDMGVVMRLADAVTVLDFGRRIADGAPADVQNDPAVVRAYLGEAS; encoded by the coding sequence GTGGACACCCTCGCCGTACGCGACCTGACCGTCCGGTTCGCGGGCCTCACCGCACTCGACGACGTCAGCTTCACCGTCCGCCCCGGCACCGTGCACGCCCTCATCGGCCCCAACGGCGCCGGAAAGTCCACCTGCTTCAACGTGCTGTCCGGCGTCTACCGGGCCACCTCGGGCAGCGTCCGCTTCGGCGACCACGAGCTCACCGGCATGCCCGCGCACCGCATCGCCGGCCTCGGCGTCGCCCGCATCTTCCAGAACCTCGCCCTGCCGCCCCTCGCCTCGGTCGAGGACAGCCTGCTCCTCGGCAGGCACCGGCTGACCCGAACCGGCTTCCTGGCGGCGGGACTCCGGCTGCCCTCGGCCGCACGAGAGGAACGCGCGCACCGTGAACGCGTCCGCGAGATCGCCGAGTTCGTCGGCATCGCGGACTGTCTGGACCGCCCGGCGGGCTCCCTGCCGTACGGGCAGCAGAAGCTCGCCGAACTCGCCCGCGCGCTCTGCATGGAGCCGCGCTTGCTGCTTCTCGACGAGCCCGTCGCCGGGATGACCGCCGATGAGCGGCGCCGGACGGCCGCCGTCATCGCGGGCGTCCGCGACGGGCTCGGTATCTCGATCGTGCTGGTGGAACACGACATGGGGGTGGTGATGCGGCTCGCGGACGCCGTGACCGTACTCGACTTCGGGCGCCGGATCGCCGACGGCGCCCCCGCCGACGTACAGAACGATCCGGCCGTCGTCCGGGCGTACCTGGGGGAGGCGTCATGA
- a CDS encoding branched-chain amino acid ABC transporter permease, whose translation MSTFAEILLNGVSLGSVYALIALGFVVIFRATEVVNFAHASLLLAGGYVTATLHDDLGFWPALLVGIAGAAVVGAAVEFLVMRRYRGSDHSVLAIVTIGVDILLTTELTRRMGTDVLPLGDPWGDSVLRLGPISLAHTRIAAFVAAALLITAFLLVFRYTSWGVAMRAAAESAETAALMGVRLGRVSLGAWAVAGGLAAVAALFLTVFPTPGLERATSLAALKAFPAAILGGLDSTTGALVGGLLVGITESLATGYQSDLTFLGRGLGDLAPYLVMVVILLIRPAGLFGTKELARV comes from the coding sequence ATGAGCACCTTCGCCGAGATCCTCCTCAACGGCGTCTCGCTGGGCTCCGTGTACGCGCTCATCGCGCTCGGCTTCGTGGTGATCTTCCGGGCCACCGAGGTCGTCAACTTCGCCCACGCCTCGCTGCTGCTCGCGGGCGGCTATGTCACCGCGACCCTCCACGACGACCTCGGCTTCTGGCCCGCGCTGCTCGTCGGGATCGCGGGCGCGGCCGTGGTCGGCGCGGCGGTGGAGTTCCTGGTGATGCGGCGCTACCGGGGCTCCGACCACAGCGTCCTCGCCATCGTCACCATCGGGGTCGACATCCTGCTCACCACCGAACTGACCCGCCGGATGGGCACCGACGTGCTGCCGCTCGGGGACCCGTGGGGGGACTCCGTGCTCAGGCTCGGGCCGATCTCCCTCGCCCACACGCGGATCGCCGCGTTCGTGGCGGCGGCGCTGCTCATCACCGCGTTCCTGCTGGTCTTCCGGTACACCTCGTGGGGCGTGGCGATGCGGGCGGCCGCGGAGAGCGCGGAGACGGCGGCCCTGATGGGCGTACGGCTGGGCCGGGTGTCGCTGGGAGCGTGGGCGGTGGCCGGGGGACTCGCCGCGGTGGCCGCGCTGTTCCTCACCGTCTTCCCGACGCCGGGGCTGGAACGGGCCACCTCGCTGGCGGCGCTCAAGGCCTTCCCGGCCGCGATCCTCGGCGGGCTGGACTCCACGACGGGCGCGCTGGTGGGCGGACTGCTGGTCGGCATCACCGAGTCGCTGGCGACGGGCTACCAGAGCGACCTGACGTTCCTCGGGCGTGGGCTCGGAGACCTGGCGCCGTACCTCGTGATGGTCGTGATCCTGCTCATCCGCCCGGCCGGGCTGTTCGGGACGAAGGAGCTGGCCCGTGTCTGA
- a CDS encoding branched-chain amino acid ABC transporter permease: MSEVLGRDKAREAPPGTRRRPAWLTNPRSYARAAGAVLLLALPFYLDRFWLQAGLFAMAAAIGAIGINLLTGATGQLSMGHAFFLAVGAYSYCVFAADGGDGLTGLGLPTWLAAVLAVLVAGVAGGLFSPISGRLSGAYLGIATLALVFIGQHVMFNAHDLTGGANGRDVPPLNLFGLTFDDRELLVAAVPFGSAEKLWYAGLAVLLAGALFARGVLRGRPGRAMNAIRDHRIAAGVIGVPVARHRAAVFVLSSMYAGLAGVLLALVFQRTVPDYFGITLSLEYLAMIVIGGLGSVSGAVAGAVFVSLLPQLLTRYSDALPLVSAPGTGGIAPGEASRYLYGAAVVLVVLFLPGGLVRMAARRRVTTHSREER, from the coding sequence GTGTCTGAGGTTCTCGGCCGCGACAAGGCCCGCGAGGCACCGCCCGGCACCCGCCGCCGCCCTGCCTGGCTCACGAATCCCCGCTCCTACGCCCGGGCCGCCGGAGCGGTCCTCCTCCTCGCCCTCCCCTTCTACCTCGACCGTTTCTGGCTCCAGGCCGGGCTCTTCGCCATGGCCGCGGCGATCGGCGCGATCGGCATCAACCTCCTCACCGGCGCCACCGGGCAGCTCTCCATGGGCCACGCCTTCTTCCTCGCCGTCGGCGCCTACTCCTACTGCGTGTTCGCGGCCGACGGCGGCGACGGCCTGACCGGGCTCGGCCTGCCGACATGGCTGGCGGCCGTGCTGGCGGTGCTGGTCGCGGGGGTGGCGGGCGGGCTGTTCAGCCCCATCTCCGGGCGGCTCAGCGGCGCCTACCTCGGCATCGCCACGCTCGCGCTCGTCTTCATCGGACAGCACGTGATGTTCAACGCCCACGATCTGACCGGCGGGGCGAACGGTCGTGACGTACCGCCGCTGAACCTCTTCGGCCTCACCTTCGACGACCGTGAACTCCTCGTGGCCGCCGTGCCGTTCGGATCGGCGGAGAAGCTGTGGTACGCCGGTCTGGCGGTCCTCCTGGCCGGCGCGCTGTTCGCCCGTGGCGTCCTGCGCGGCCGTCCGGGCCGGGCCATGAACGCCATCCGCGACCACCGCATCGCCGCCGGCGTGATCGGTGTCCCCGTGGCCCGGCACCGGGCCGCCGTCTTCGTGCTGTCGTCGATGTACGCCGGGCTGGCGGGCGTGCTCCTCGCCCTGGTCTTCCAGCGGACCGTGCCCGACTACTTCGGCATCACGCTGTCCCTCGAGTACCTCGCCATGATCGTCATCGGCGGGCTCGGCTCGGTCTCCGGCGCGGTAGCGGGGGCGGTCTTCGTCTCCCTGCTCCCGCAGCTGCTGACCCGCTACAGCGATGCCCTGCCCCTGGTCTCCGCCCCCGGCACGGGCGGGATCGCACCGGGCGAGGCATCCCGGTATCTCTACGGCGCCGCCGTCGTGCTGGTGGTGCTGTTCCTGCCCGGCGGCCTGGTCAGGATGGCCGCCCGGCGTCGCGTCACAACTCATTCACGGGAGGAACGATGA
- a CDS encoding ABC transporter substrate-binding protein yields MNRTYAARAAAGALAALLVLAGCSSKAKDDDGDKQSAGGVKTGDGISGKTITLGALTDMTGVYATLGKSVTQAQQLYVKQLNADGGVCGYKVRLTVRDHGYDPQKAVSGYTELEPKVLGFAQFIGSPFVAAVKQRVDGQDKGLVLPQAWSSALLGSPYIRVIGSTYDIETINAVDFLVQEKGVKKGDKIGHVYFEGDYGESALVGSKHIAKEKGLTVVEQKIKPTDNDMTAQVAALKQAGVKGIVISAGPRQAASLVGVAAAGGFDVPIIGNNSAFAPQLLATQAGPALMKNYYVASPSLPIGADTPEAKKLVADYQAAYPKDALDNGIVAGWTAVSAFGEALKKACESKDLTREGVDKALLAIDAFDVGFGIAQDFTDPKSASSRQSVILQPDKSVTGGMKVVREAEASEVAEAYTPGA; encoded by the coding sequence ATGAACAGGACGTACGCGGCCAGGGCCGCCGCGGGCGCGCTCGCCGCACTGCTCGTACTGGCGGGATGCAGCTCCAAGGCCAAGGACGACGACGGTGACAAACAGTCGGCGGGCGGGGTGAAGACCGGCGACGGCATCTCCGGCAAGACGATCACCCTCGGCGCCCTCACCGACATGACCGGCGTCTACGCCACCCTCGGCAAGAGCGTCACCCAGGCCCAGCAGCTGTATGTGAAGCAGCTGAACGCCGACGGCGGTGTCTGCGGCTACAAGGTCCGGCTGACGGTCCGCGACCACGGCTACGACCCGCAGAAGGCCGTCTCCGGCTACACCGAGCTGGAGCCGAAGGTGCTGGGCTTCGCGCAGTTCATCGGCTCCCCGTTCGTCGCCGCGGTCAAGCAGCGCGTCGACGGCCAGGACAAGGGGCTCGTACTGCCGCAGGCGTGGTCGTCGGCGCTGCTCGGCAGCCCGTACATCCGGGTCATCGGCTCCACGTACGACATCGAGACGATCAACGCGGTCGACTTCCTGGTCCAGGAGAAGGGCGTCAAGAAGGGCGACAAGATCGGCCATGTGTACTTCGAGGGCGACTACGGCGAGAGCGCCCTGGTGGGGTCGAAGCACATCGCGAAGGAGAAGGGGCTGACCGTCGTCGAGCAGAAGATCAAGCCCACCGACAACGACATGACCGCCCAGGTCGCCGCTCTCAAGCAGGCCGGCGTCAAGGGGATCGTCATCAGCGCGGGCCCGCGCCAGGCGGCCTCGCTCGTCGGCGTCGCGGCCGCCGGCGGCTTCGACGTGCCGATCATCGGCAACAACTCGGCCTTCGCGCCCCAGCTCCTGGCCACCCAGGCGGGACCGGCCCTGATGAAGAACTACTACGTGGCCTCGCCCTCGCTCCCGATCGGCGCGGACACCCCGGAGGCGAAGAAGCTCGTCGCCGACTATCAGGCGGCCTACCCGAAGGACGCCCTCGACAACGGCATCGTCGCCGGCTGGACCGCGGTGTCGGCCTTCGGCGAGGCACTGAAGAAGGCCTGCGAGAGCAAGGACCTCACCCGGGAGGGCGTCGACAAGGCCCTGCTGGCCATCGACGCCTTCGACGTCGGCTTCGGCATCGCCCAGGACTTCACCGACCCGAAGTCCGCGTCCTCCCGGCAGAGCGTGATCCTTCAGCCCGACAAGAGCGTGACGGGCGGCATGAAGGTCGTACGGGAGGCGGAGGCGTCCGAGGTCGCGGAGGCGTACACGCCGGGAGCCTGA
- the pssA gene encoding CDP-diacylglycerol--serine O-phosphatidyltransferase, producing MPEADEVDDEEEMPLSLRLSIADTLTLGNATCGFMAVYFTTTGILIPHLTDSQESGMARNSAATAVILMLCAAVFDLFDGLVARKLRSSPMGAELDNLSDLVSFGLAPAYFVLVYGMVAADASQRVAAVGAIVVLLAVVLRLARFSCVTVKDGTFQGMPSPFGALTVVSIVLLELPFEATLMAILGTAWLMVSRVEYPKPRGILAVAMLGWIVSAMGLLAAWAFDAPGGQLLLQTGCALQLVMGAVIPLFATARRVHNFRDNRREARATQLP from the coding sequence GTGCCCGAGGCCGACGAGGTCGACGACGAGGAGGAGATGCCTCTTTCTCTCCGCCTCTCGATAGCGGACACCCTCACCCTCGGCAACGCCACGTGCGGCTTCATGGCGGTGTACTTCACCACCACCGGCATCCTGATCCCGCACCTCACGGACAGCCAGGAGTCCGGCATGGCCCGCAACAGCGCGGCCACCGCGGTCATCCTGATGCTCTGTGCGGCGGTCTTCGACCTGTTCGACGGCCTGGTGGCGCGCAAGCTGCGCTCCTCGCCGATGGGCGCGGAGCTGGACAACCTCTCCGACCTGGTCAGCTTCGGCCTGGCACCGGCGTACTTCGTCCTCGTCTACGGCATGGTCGCCGCCGACGCCTCCCAGCGGGTGGCGGCGGTGGGGGCGATCGTGGTGCTTCTGGCGGTGGTGCTCAGACTTGCGCGGTTCTCCTGTGTGACGGTGAAGGACGGCACCTTCCAGGGCATGCCGTCACCGTTCGGGGCACTGACCGTGGTCTCGATCGTGCTGCTCGAGCTGCCCTTCGAGGCCACGCTGATGGCGATCCTGGGGACGGCGTGGCTGATGGTCAGCCGGGTGGAGTACCCGAAGCCGCGGGGCATCCTCGCGGTGGCGATGCTCGGCTGGATCGTGTCGGCCATGGGCCTGCTGGCGGCCTGGGCGTTCGACGCCCCGGGCGGACAGCTGCTCCTTCAGACGGGCTGTGCGCTCCAGCTGGTCATGGGCGCGGTGATCCCGCTGTTCGCCACGGCCCGCCGGGTGCACAACTTCCGTGACAACCGGCGCGAGGCACGAGCGACGCAGCTGCCGTAG
- a CDS encoding phosphatidylserine decarboxylase — protein MPHSQTSAPRDSQVGGVRLARGASPWLLPTVATAALSLVRARKSGAAKAVAVPATALAAGMLWFFRDPEREIAQGRVISPADGVVQSIMPWKDGRTRVAIFMSPLNVHVNRAPLSGTVTSVEHIPGGFVPAFNKESENNERVVWHFDTELGDIEMIQIAGAVARRIVPYVPQGTKLEQGDRIGLIRFGSRVDIYLPEGVDVAVEVGQKTVAGVTRIDRD, from the coding sequence ATGCCCCACAGCCAAACCTCTGCACCACGCGACAGCCAGGTCGGCGGCGTACGCCTCGCGCGCGGAGCATCGCCGTGGCTTCTCCCGACGGTCGCCACCGCAGCCCTCAGCCTGGTGCGCGCGCGCAAGTCCGGCGCCGCCAAGGCCGTCGCCGTGCCCGCCACCGCGCTCGCGGCGGGCATGCTGTGGTTCTTCCGCGACCCCGAGCGCGAGATCGCCCAGGGCCGGGTCATCTCGCCCGCCGACGGTGTGGTGCAGAGCATCATGCCGTGGAAGGACGGGCGCACCCGCGTCGCGATCTTCATGAGCCCCCTCAACGTCCACGTCAACCGCGCGCCTCTCTCCGGCACGGTGACGTCGGTCGAGCACATCCCGGGTGGGTTCGTTCCGGCGTTCAACAAGGAGAGCGAGAACAACGAGCGCGTAGTCTGGCACTTCGACACCGAACTCGGTGACATCGAGATGATCCAGATCGCCGGCGCGGTGGCCCGCCGCATCGTGCCCTACGTTCCGCAGGGCACGAAGCTCGAGCAGGGCGACCGCATCGGTCTGATCCGCTTCGGCTCGCGCGTCGACATCTACCTGCCGGAGGGCGTGGACGTCGCGGTGGAGGTCGGTCAGAAGACCGTGGCTGGGGTGACTCGCATTGACCGTGATTGA
- a CDS encoding acyl-CoA dehydrogenase family protein, producing MARLAQTAGLTDIQREILSTVRDFVDKEIIPVATELEHRDEYPQQIVDGLKELGLFGLMIPEEYGGLGESLLTYALCVEEIARGWMSVSGIINTHFIVAYMLKQHGTQEQKDHFLPRMAAGDIRGAFSMSEPGLGSDVSAITSKAVKDGEEYVLNGQKMWLTNGGTSSLVAVLVRSDEGHPEGTAPHKSMTTFLIEKEPGFGEVRPGLTIPGKIDKMGYKGVDTTELIMDGLRVPADRVLGGVTGRGFYQMMDGVEVGRVNVAARGCGVAQRAFELGVSYAQQRHTFGKPIAQHQAIQFKLAEMATKVEAAHAMMVNAARKKDSGERNDLEAGMAKYLASEYCKEVVEDAFRIHGGYGFSKEYEIERLYREAPMLLIGEGTAEIQKMIIGRRLLEEYRFQG from the coding sequence ATGGCGCGACTTGCCCAGACCGCCGGTCTGACCGACATCCAGCGGGAAATCCTCTCCACCGTCCGCGACTTCGTGGACAAGGAGATCATCCCGGTCGCCACCGAGCTGGAGCACCGCGACGAGTACCCGCAGCAGATCGTCGACGGCCTCAAGGAGTTGGGCCTGTTCGGCCTGATGATCCCGGAGGAGTACGGCGGTCTGGGCGAGTCGCTCCTGACGTACGCGCTGTGCGTCGAGGAGATCGCCCGCGGCTGGATGTCGGTCTCCGGCATCATCAACACCCACTTCATCGTGGCGTACATGCTCAAGCAGCACGGCACGCAGGAGCAGAAGGACCACTTCCTGCCCCGCATGGCGGCCGGCGACATCCGCGGCGCGTTCTCGATGTCGGAGCCGGGCCTGGGCTCGGACGTGTCGGCGATCACGTCGAAGGCGGTGAAGGACGGCGAGGAGTACGTCCTGAACGGCCAGAAAATGTGGCTGACGAACGGTGGGACGTCGAGTCTGGTCGCCGTACTGGTCCGAAGTGACGAAGGACACCCCGAGGGCACCGCGCCCCACAAGTCGATGACGACCTTCCTCATCGAGAAGGAGCCCGGCTTCGGAGAGGTCCGCCCGGGCCTCACCATCCCCGGGAAGATCGACAAGATGGGCTACAAGGGTGTCGACACCACCGAGCTGATCATGGATGGCCTGCGCGTTCCGGCCGATCGGGTGCTCGGCGGGGTCACCGGCCGAGGTTTTTACCAAATGATGGACGGCGTCGAAGTCGGCCGCGTCAATGTGGCGGCGCGTGGCTGCGGCGTCGCTCAGCGTGCTTTCGAGCTGGGCGTCTCGTATGCCCAGCAGCGTCACACTTTCGGCAAGCCGATCGCCCAGCACCAGGCGATCCAGTTCAAGCTCGCCGAGATGGCTACCAAGGTCGAGGCCGCGCATGCGATGATGGTCAACGCGGCACGCAAAAAGGACTCCGGGGAGCGAAACGACCTTGAGGCTGGGATGGCGAAGTACCTCGCCTCCGAGTACTGCAAGGAGGTCGTCGAGGACGCCTTCCGGATCCACGGCGGCTACGGCTTCTCCAAGGAGTACGAGATCGAGCGCCTCTACCGTGAGGCTCCGATGCTGCTGATCGGTGAAGGTACCGCCGAGATCCAGAAAATGATCATCGGTCGCAGGCTGCTCGAAGAGTATCGATTCCAGGGCTGA
- a CDS encoding MaoC family dehydratase translates to MQFGRTYEEFEVGAVYKHWPGKTVTEYDDHLFCLLTMNHHPLHMDSNYAEKTTDFGKNVVVGNYIYSLLLGMSVPDVSGKAIANLEIESLKHVAPTFHGDTIYGETTVLDKWPSKSKNDRGIVHVETKGYKQDGTLVCVFRRKVMVPTETYIKERGGEQPGRPELKQQEK, encoded by the coding sequence ATGCAGTTCGGGCGCACCTACGAGGAGTTCGAGGTCGGGGCGGTCTACAAGCACTGGCCCGGAAAGACGGTCACGGAGTACGACGACCATCTCTTCTGTCTGCTCACCATGAACCACCACCCGCTCCACATGGACAGCAACTATGCGGAGAAGACGACGGACTTCGGCAAGAACGTCGTCGTCGGGAACTACATCTACTCGCTGCTGCTCGGCATGTCCGTCCCGGACGTCTCCGGCAAGGCGATCGCCAACCTGGAGATCGAGTCGCTGAAGCACGTGGCGCCGACCTTCCACGGCGACACGATCTACGGCGAGACGACCGTGCTCGACAAGTGGCCCTCCAAGTCGAAGAACGACCGCGGCATCGTCCACGTCGAGACCAAGGGCTACAAGCAGGACGGCACGCTGGTCTGCGTGTTCCGCCGCAAGGTCATGGTGCCGACCGAGACCTACATCAAGGAGCGCGGCGGCGAGCAGCCCGGCCGCCCCGAGCTGAAGCAGCAGGAGAAGTAA
- a CDS encoding HpcH/HpaI aldolase/citrate lyase family protein yields the protein MTVNRLRPRRSCLAVPGSNPRFLEKAQGLPADQVFLDLEDACAPLAKPEARHTIVKFLNEGDWTGKTRVVRVNDWTTEWTYRDVVTVVEGAGQNLDCIMLPKVQTAQQVVALDLLLTQIEKTMGFEVGKIGIEAQIENAQGLNNVNEIATASQRVETIIFGPADFMASINMKSLVVGEQPPGYPADAYHYILMKILMAARANNLQAIDGPYLQIRNVDGYREVAQRAAALGFDGKWVLHPGQVEASNEIFSPSQEDFDHAELILDAYEYYTSEAGGKKGSAMIGDEMIDEASRKMALVISGKGRAAGMQRTSKFEIPEA from the coding sequence ATGACCGTCAACCGTCTGCGTCCCCGCCGCTCGTGTCTCGCGGTGCCGGGAAGCAACCCCCGCTTCCTGGAGAAGGCGCAGGGCCTCCCGGCGGACCAGGTCTTCCTCGACCTGGAGGACGCGTGCGCGCCGCTCGCCAAGCCCGAGGCGCGGCACACCATCGTCAAGTTCCTCAACGAGGGCGACTGGACGGGCAAGACGAGGGTCGTGCGCGTCAACGACTGGACCACCGAGTGGACGTACCGCGACGTCGTCACGGTCGTCGAGGGGGCCGGCCAGAACCTCGACTGCATCATGCTGCCGAAGGTCCAGACGGCCCAGCAGGTCGTCGCCCTTGACCTGCTGCTGACGCAGATCGAGAAGACGATGGGCTTCGAGGTCGGCAAGATCGGCATCGAGGCGCAGATCGAGAACGCGCAGGGTCTCAACAACGTCAACGAGATCGCGACGGCCTCCCAGCGCGTCGAGACGATCATCTTCGGCCCGGCCGACTTCATGGCGTCCATCAACATGAAGTCGCTGGTCGTGGGCGAGCAGCCGCCCGGCTACCCGGCGGACGCCTACCACTACATCCTGATGAAGATCCTGATGGCCGCCCGGGCCAACAACCTCCAGGCGATCGACGGCCCCTACCTCCAGATCCGCAACGTGGACGGCTACCGCGAGGTCGCCCAGCGCGCCGCGGCGCTCGGCTTCGACGGCAAGTGGGTGCTGCACCCGGGCCAGGTCGAGGCGTCCAACGAGATCTTCTCGCCGTCCCAGGAGGACTTCGACCACGCCGAGCTGATCCTGGACGCGTACGAGTACTACACGTCCGAGGCGGGCGGTAAGAAGGGCTCCGCGATGATCGGCGACGAGATGATCGACGAGGCCAGCCGCAAGATGGCCCTGGTCATCTCCGGCAAGGGCCGCGCCGCCGGTATGCAGCGCACCAGCAAGTTCGAGATTCCGGAGGCCTGA